A part of Candidatus Paceibacterota bacterium genomic DNA contains:
- a CDS encoding four helix bundle protein: MNKTSENYNLEERTLKFGEEMIIFVNKLPANRVNNELIGQLIRSATSIGANYCEANGASSKKDFRNKICICKKEAKETKYWIQLMSVANPGQKDQCRKLWKEAQELTLIFSKIVLTLDERNKK, translated from the coding sequence ATGAATAAAACTTCGGAAAATTATAATTTGGAAGAGCGAACCTTAAAATTCGGGGAGGAAATGATAATTTTTGTAAATAAACTGCCGGCCAATAGGGTTAATAATGAGTTGATCGGACAGCTAATAAGATCCGCAACAAGCATAGGCGCAAACTATTGTGAGGCAAATGGCGCCAGCTCAAAGAAAGATTTCAGGAATAAGATTTGTATTTGTAAAAAAGAAGCTAAGGAAACGAAATATTGGATTCAGCTGATGTCCGTGGCAAATCCTGGCCAAAAAGATCAATGTAGAAAATTATGGAAGGAGGCGCAGGAGCTGACCTTGATATTTTCGAAGATCGTGCTCACTCTGGACGAAAGGAACAAAAAGTGA
- the rsmA gene encoding 16S rRNA (adenine(1518)-N(6)/adenine(1519)-N(6))-dimethyltransferase RsmA, with amino-acid sequence MFDSSNEKINALLNRYGIHPNKVMGQNFLIDEMALEKIINAAELSEKDHVLEIGPGLGTLTQELSKRSGKVVAIEKDKSLAKLLQGKFKNVEIIEGDVLKLNVNEVAEKSFQGQMYKLVANIPYYITSKIIKYFLEISKQPELMVLLVQKEVAQRICEKAGKHSVLSLSVQIYGEPEIISFVTRDSFYPAPEVDSAIIRIKNIRKDKGDEYYRKMFRMIKIGFSSKRKKLSSNLSGGLHLEKSEVEKKLSAIGIGPNARAQELSLQDWERVMEMF; translated from the coding sequence ATGTTCGATTCATCCAATGAAAAAATAAATGCGCTTCTCAATAGATACGGTATTCATCCCAACAAGGTCATGGGTCAGAATTTTTTGATTGACGAAATGGCGCTGGAGAAGATCATAAATGCGGCTGAGTTGAGCGAAAAAGACCATGTTCTGGAGATCGGTCCGGGTCTTGGAACTCTGACGCAGGAGCTTTCAAAAAGAAGCGGGAAAGTTGTGGCGATCGAGAAAGACAAGTCACTTGCAAAACTTCTTCAGGGGAAATTCAAGAATGTCGAGATCATCGAAGGCGATGTCCTGAAACTCAATGTGAATGAAGTTGCCGAGAAGAGTTTCCAGGGACAGATGTATAAATTGGTGGCGAATATCCCCTACTACATAACCTCGAAGATCATCAAGTATTTTCTGGAGATTTCAAAACAGCCGGAATTGATGGTGCTCCTTGTGCAGAAAGAAGTTGCGCAAAGGATATGCGAGAAAGCGGGAAAACACAGCGTGCTTTCGCTTTCGGTCCAGATCTATGGCGAGCCGGAGATCATTTCGTTTGTCACAAGGGATTCTTTCTATCCTGCGCCGGAAGTCGATTCCGCGATAATCAGGATCAAAAATATCAGAAAAGATAAGGGCGATGAATATTACAGGAAGATGTTCAGGATGATAAAGATCGGATTTTCTTCAAAAAGAAAGAAGCTATCGAGCAATCTTTCCGGCGGACTCCATCTTGAAAAGAGCGAAGTCGAAAAGAAACTCTCGGCTATCGGCATTGGTCCGAATGCCCGCGCGCAGGAACTTTCGCTTCAGGACTGGGAAAGAGTTATGGAAATGTTTTGA
- a CDS encoding SPFH domain-containing protein — MALPEENPGRIALSSGKINEDTEEKKVSDREEAKLRWYEYLVIYVVEVFLCLTIGAGIALITIYGIFSGMNSQNIGLGIILLLPFAYAIYMKMIIVMVPEKKRYLLLAFKRYYKSLGPGLHLIVPYIMEVGRELTLAATKMFDIYMKTDSARLEFKGGTIGVNIKLICRAYDSYELGFGIYITDEEIAAIEKTERDMGFDKLPENWMYFAAIKAEAAIRGVCGRYTIDEAIEARSVGKQEVGEFRAGIISKALDECNKSVEKYGIIFEQVAFSSIELPKKLEEARNKIQIAVETKKEKDKLLEVAIVDAKIGEQEGLKTRNRLDAIASDEEIKEEYTDHADGNKKKSRVVGKKSSGLSRADVMKWEASMEVAKSVDNISVLSGGKDESIPLEIAARMGAAFRTGSDSAARKEKQKPEKKEKKEEGSEEEGEDSEQEKEETDTKAVEKKENKEKNKRNGYKKKNKAKKEEEVSETDKNVIETEKKQ, encoded by the coding sequence ATGGCATTACCAGAGGAAAACCCGGGGCGTATAGCGCTTTCATCGGGAAAAATAAATGAAGATACTGAAGAAAAAAAGGTTAGTGACAGAGAAGAAGCGAAGCTGCGATGGTATGAATATCTGGTTATATATGTTGTGGAAGTATTTCTTTGTCTTACGATTGGCGCGGGAATCGCACTCATAACCATATATGGCATATTCAGCGGAATGAACAGCCAGAATATCGGGCTAGGAATAATTCTTCTTCTTCCATTCGCTTATGCGATATATATGAAAATGATCATAGTTATGGTTCCGGAAAAAAAGAGATATTTGCTTCTTGCTTTTAAGAGGTACTACAAGTCTCTTGGTCCGGGCCTGCATTTGATCGTTCCATATATTATGGAAGTCGGACGGGAACTGACGCTTGCCGCCACAAAAATGTTTGATATCTATATGAAAACAGATTCAGCTCGGTTGGAGTTCAAGGGCGGAACTATAGGTGTGAACATCAAGTTGATATGCAGAGCATATGATTCCTATGAATTGGGTTTCGGAATATATATCACCGATGAAGAAATAGCCGCAATTGAAAAGACAGAAAGGGATATGGGATTTGACAAGCTTCCCGAGAACTGGATGTATTTTGCGGCGATAAAGGCTGAAGCTGCTATTCGAGGCGTATGCGGCAGATATACGATCGACGAAGCCATAGAAGCAAGGTCGGTTGGGAAACAAGAAGTCGGTGAATTCAGAGCAGGGATCATTTCCAAGGCATTAGATGAATGCAATAAAAGCGTTGAGAAATATGGCATAATCTTTGAGCAGGTCGCTTTTTCTTCAATTGAACTGCCCAAGAAACTTGAAGAAGCACGAAACAAGATCCAGATAGCAGTTGAGACCAAGAAAGAAAAAGATAAATTGCTCGAAGTGGCAATAGTTGATGCAAAAATAGGCGAGCAAGAAGGCTTAAAAACAAGGAACAGGCTGGATGCTATTGCGTCTGACGAGGAAATCAAGGAAGAATATACGGACCATGCGGATGGCAACAAGAAAAAGTCAAGAGTTGTCGGGAAAAAGTCTTCCGGCTTGTCACGCGCGGATGTCATGAAATGGGAGGCATCAATGGAAGTGGCAAAATCGGTTGACAATATTTCGGTTTTGTCCGGCGGGAAAGATGAATCTATTCCGCTTGAGATCGCGGCCAGAATGGGAGCGGCTTTCAGAACCGGATCGGATTCCGCTGCAAGAAAAGAAAAGCAGAAGCCTGAGAAAAAAGAGAAGAAGGAAGAGGGATCTGAGGAGGAAGGCGAGGATAGCGAACAAGAAAAAGAAGAAACCGATACGAAAGCGGTTGAAAAAAAGGAGAATAAAGAAAAAAATAAGAGAAATGGGTATAAGAAAAAGAATAAAGCCAAGAAGGAAGAGGAAGTTTCCGAAACCGATAAAAACGTGATTGAGACGGAGAAAAAACAATAG
- a CDS encoding four helix bundle protein encodes MHDFDLERRTTEFAKRVVRLCRSLPKDSINNRLSGQVVGSAGSVGANYREANDALGKKDFILRLKIARKEAKETMHWLELVEEANPELKPRMAELKQEATELKNILSAIIGKTVKNNNPVR; translated from the coding sequence ATGCACGATTTTGATTTAGAAAGAAGAACAACTGAATTCGCGAAAAGAGTAGTTCGTTTATGCAGATCATTACCGAAAGATTCAATTAACAATAGATTAAGCGGACAGGTTGTCGGTTCGGCTGGTTCCGTCGGCGCAAATTATCGTGAAGCAAATGATGCTTTGGGGAAAAAGGACTTTATTCTCAGGCTTAAAATAGCCAGAAAAGAAGCAAAGGAAACGATGCATTGGCTGGAACTGGTTGAAGAAGCGAATCCTGAGCTGAAACCAAGAATGGCAGAATTAAAACAAGAAGCAACTGAATTGAAGAATATTCTATCAGCAATAATCGGCAAAACGGTAAAAAATAACAATCCTGTTCGATAA
- a CDS encoding PrgI family protein: protein MQYGVPQFIDVEDKIVGPFTGKQTLYMMIGGGFLILIFSFFTLGFFLVAVVIILPLTLVFAFYKPKGITVAQYLSNFMKFFSSNRLYVWRRENEGSFFKTVQKKKKATVEVEAKTVTRSKIRELAWVLDTSTAVSVPYEAKERPDEAVRR from the coding sequence ATGCAGTACGGCGTACCGCAATTTATCGACGTTGAAGACAAGATAGTAGGTCCTTTTACCGGCAAACAAACTCTGTATATGATGATCGGAGGAGGATTTTTGATCCTGATCTTCTCGTTCTTCACTCTGGGATTTTTTCTCGTCGCCGTTGTCATCATTCTTCCGCTTACGCTGGTTTTCGCTTTCTATAAGCCGAAAGGCATCACCGTTGCCCAATATCTCTCGAATTTCATGAAGTTTTTCTCATCGAATCGTCTTTATGTCTGGAGGAGGGAGAATGAAGGAAGCTTTTTCAAAACAGTACAGAAGAAGAAAAAGGCTACCGTGGAAGTCGAGGCTAAGACTGTCACAAGAAGCAAGATCCGCGAACTTGCCTGGGTTCTCGACACCAGCACTGCGGTGAGCGTTCCCTATGAGGCAAAAGAGAGGCCGGACGAAGCGGTGAGAAGATGA
- a CDS encoding four helix bundle protein, whose translation MKNDREKFKNEFKARIYNFILNLIKFIDHLPSDRATDIIAKQLLRSGTSIGANYIEAQAASSKKDFTNFFHYSLKSANESKFWIAILRDSKKAGKEEAEALLKELIEISNILGSSIITLKNKR comes from the coding sequence ATGAAAAACGACAGAGAAAAATTTAAAAATGAATTTAAGGCGCGAATCTACAACTTCATATTGAATCTGATAAAATTTATCGACCACTTACCTTCCGACAGAGCTACGGATATAATCGCCAAACAGCTCCTCAGAAGCGGCACAAGCATCGGCGCAAACTATATCGAAGCGCAAGCGGCAAGCTCAAAGAAGGACTTTACTAACTTTTTCCACTATTCCTTAAAATCGGCCAATGAAAGCAAGTTCTGGATCGCGATCTTAAGAGATAGCAAAAAGGCTGGAAAAGAAGAGGCTGAAGCTTTATTGAAAGAGCTTATAGAAATTTCAAACATACTGGGCTCAAGCATTATCACGCTGAAGAACAAAAGATAG
- a CDS encoding four helix bundle protein, protein MKNDREKFKNEFKARIYNFILNLIKFIDNLPSDRATDIIAKQLLRSGTSIGANYIEAQAASSKKDFTNFFHYSLKSANESKFWIAILRDSKKAGKEEAEALLKELIEISNILGSSIITLKNKR, encoded by the coding sequence ATGAAAAACGACAGAGAAAAATTTAAAAATGAATTTAAGGCGCGAATCTACAACTTCATATTGAATCTGATAAAATTCATAGATAACCTGCCCTCCGACAGAGCTACGGATATAATCGCCAAACAGCTCCTCAGAAGCGGCACAAGCATCGGCGCAAACTATATCGAAGCACAAGCGGCAAGCTCAAAGAAGGACTTTACTAACTTTTTCCACTATTCCTTAAAATCGGCCAATGAAAGCAAGTTCTGGATCGCGATCTTAAGAGATAGCAAAAAGGCTGGAAAAGAAGAGGCTGAAGCTTTATTGAAAGAGCTTATAGAAATTTCAAACATACTGGGCTCAAGCATTATCACGCTGAAGAACAAAAGATAG
- a CDS encoding DUF87 domain-containing protein, translated as MSIFSSLLPSGNKAKENNSASPKKGTATGESSAVIASERIYKQGLTTVKDIIAPAAFRIEADYVMINRKMAATFFVYAYPRYLQTNWFSPIVNLDATFDIAMFIHPQSSAEILRHLLKVVTQIQSQISMNEERGMVRDPILETAYQDVENLRDDLQQGIEHFFQFGLYMTIYGDTKDELMKVETQIEAILEAKLIYVKPAIMQMEEAFNSTLPLASDKLMIVNNMNTSPLSTTFPFVSSDLTSNQGILYGINRHNNSLVLFDRFSMENANMVIFAKSGAGKSYTVKLEILRSLMVETDVIVIDPEDEYKHLCETVGGTFMRISLSAKHHINPFDLPTALEDEAPADVLRTAIANVSGLLKVMLGKLSAEEDSILDKAIAETYAIKDITPEAEFAKLEPPTMTDLQMVLENMSGAESLSTRIKKYTEGTFAGFLNHRTNVSVDKGLVVFNIRDMEEELRPVAMYLILHYIWTLIRSERKRRMLVVDEAWWMMQHEDAASFLFSIAKRCRKYFLGLTTITQDVTDFMGSRYGKPIVTNSSIQLLLKQSPAAIKVIVDTFYLTDEEKFLLLESNVGEGIFFAGAKRAAIKVVASYSEDQIITSDPAQLLEIEKAKKELEDVA; from the coding sequence ATGTCAATTTTCAGCAGTTTGCTGCCATCCGGAAATAAGGCAAAAGAAAATAATTCCGCTTCGCCGAAGAAAGGAACCGCAACAGGCGAATCGAGCGCTGTGATCGCTTCGGAGAGGATATACAAGCAGGGACTTACGACCGTAAAGGACATCATCGCTCCCGCCGCTTTCAGGATCGAAGCGGATTATGTGATGATAAACCGGAAAATGGCGGCGACGTTCTTCGTTTATGCCTATCCGAGATATTTGCAGACGAATTGGTTCTCCCCGATCGTCAATCTTGACGCGACATTCGACATTGCGATGTTCATCCATCCGCAGAGCAGCGCGGAGATATTGAGGCATCTTCTCAAGGTTGTAACGCAGATCCAGTCGCAGATCTCCATGAACGAGGAAAGAGGAATGGTCAGGGATCCGATCCTCGAGACCGCATATCAGGACGTTGAGAATCTCCGAGATGACCTCCAGCAGGGTATCGAGCATTTTTTCCAGTTCGGGCTCTATATGACAATCTATGGCGATACGAAAGACGAACTGATGAAGGTTGAGACGCAGATAGAGGCGATCCTTGAGGCAAAGCTCATCTATGTGAAGCCGGCGATAATGCAAATGGAGGAGGCTTTCAATTCGACGCTTCCGCTGGCGAGCGACAAGCTCATGATCGTGAACAATATGAACACTTCTCCCCTTTCCACGACTTTCCCGTTCGTTTCGAGCGATCTCACTTCGAATCAGGGCATTCTCTATGGGATAAACAGGCACAACAACAGTCTGGTGCTTTTTGACAGGTTTTCGATGGAAAATGCGAACATGGTCATTTTCGCAAAGTCCGGCGCAGGAAAAAGCTATACGGTCAAATTGGAAATACTGCGAAGTTTGATGGTTGAAACGGATGTCATTGTCATAGACCCTGAAGATGAATATAAGCATCTTTGCGAGACCGTCGGCGGCACTTTCATGAGGATCTCTCTTTCGGCGAAGCATCACATTAATCCTTTTGATCTTCCGACTGCGCTTGAGGATGAAGCTCCCGCGGACGTGCTTCGTACGGCGATCGCCAATGTCTCCGGACTTCTCAAGGTTATGCTCGGAAAGCTTTCCGCAGAGGAAGACTCGATCTTGGACAAGGCCATTGCGGAAACCTATGCCATAAAAGACATCACTCCGGAAGCGGAATTCGCGAAGCTTGAACCTCCGACAATGACAGATCTGCAGATGGTGCTTGAGAATATGAGCGGCGCAGAAAGCCTCTCGACCAGGATCAAGAAATACACTGAAGGAACTTTTGCAGGATTTTTGAACCACAGGACGAATGTCAGCGTGGACAAAGGCCTCGTCGTTTTCAACATCAGGGACATGGAAGAAGAGCTCCGTCCGGTCGCCATGTATCTCATTCTGCACTATATCTGGACGCTGATCAGGTCCGAAAGGAAAAGAAGGATGCTTGTGGTCGATGAGGCGTGGTGGATGATGCAGCACGAAGACGCGGCCTCATTTCTCTTTTCGATCGCAAAACGATGCAGGAAATATTTCTTGGGCCTCACGACGATCACCCAGGACGTCACCGACTTCATGGGTTCGAGATATGGAAAGCCGATCGTCACCAATTCCTCGATCCAGCTTCTCCTGAAGCAGTCCCCTGCCGCCATCAAGGTCATCGTGGACACATTCTATCTTACGGATGAGGAGAAGTTCTTGCTATTGGAAAGCAATGTCGGAGAAGGGATATTCTTTGCAGGGGCAAAGCGCGCCGCGATCAAAGTGGTCGCTTCATATTCCGAGGATCAGATCATAACTTCCGATCCCGCCCAGCTCCTTGAGATCGAAAAGGCAAAGAAAGAACTGGAAGATGTGGCGTAA
- a CDS encoding GIY-YIG nuclease family protein → MNRYFVYIASNSRNTVLYTGITNDINRRMFQHKNKLVKGFTEKYNVDKLVYCEEFNSPGEAISAEKKIKGWTRKKKIDLIKSINPEFADLLI, encoded by the coding sequence ATGAATAGATATTTTGTATATATAGCTTCAAACAGCAGAAATACAGTTCTATATACCGGTATCACAAATGACATAAATCGAAGAATGTTTCAGCACAAAAACAAGCTGGTAAAAGGTTTCACAGAAAAATATAATGTTGACAAGTTAGTATATTGCGAAGAGTTTAATTCGCCAGGAGAAGCAATCTCCGCCGAAAAGAAAATTAAAGGATGGACAAGAAAGAAAAAGATAGATTTGATCAAAAGCATTAATCCCGAATTCGCAGACTTGTTGATATAA
- a CDS encoding pro-sigmaK processing inhibitor BofA family protein — protein sequence MESGRIKSGVSRIAKNESANRVANATPFVGGAKRMAESAAGKTLAGEKLSGRDRWKHGAGGAADLALDFTGIGEVEKGAKMAYIGKKIASGLEENTKKEATREIKDQVIKRGIAADNYRIKSQAGRNEEAQRIKSEAQREAERHMNHEFQKSARMSGVKGRVASKIASRGVSEAAYQIASRLSEKAKQGGHWAVIVFIVTLLIAIIVDALDIVGTLLIETILGWLIIFLINTLLSLIINIFWMLLAGGGHSKFFWKILVRYIIFGLILDSIPIIELFPFTVFMVCWNWYDYSKERSEAKQELKRFSKVYAKTGEIKGQSMKYA from the coding sequence ATGGAAAGTGGAAGAATAAAAAGTGGTGTATCCAGAATTGCCAAAAATGAAAGTGCTAATCGAGTAGCGAATGCAACTCCTTTTGTTGGTGGAGCTAAAAGAATGGCAGAGAGTGCAGCGGGAAAAACATTGGCCGGAGAGAAATTATCAGGCAGGGATAGGTGGAAACATGGCGCTGGAGGAGCAGCTGATCTGGCTTTGGATTTTACCGGAATTGGAGAGGTTGAGAAAGGCGCAAAAATGGCATATATTGGAAAAAAGATAGCAAGCGGTCTGGAAGAAAATACAAAAAAGGAAGCCACAAGAGAAATTAAAGACCAAGTCATTAAAAGAGGCATTGCGGCTGATAATTATCGTATCAAAAGCCAAGCCGGCAGAAATGAGGAAGCGCAAAGGATAAAAAGCGAAGCTCAAAGAGAAGCCGAGAGGCATATGAATCATGAATTCCAAAAATCGGCAAGAATGAGCGGAGTGAAAGGGAGAGTGGCGTCAAAAATCGCCAGCCGGGGCGTATCGGAAGCAGCCTATCAAATTGCCTCCAGGTTGAGCGAAAAGGCGAAACAAGGGGGGCATTGGGCGGTGATCGTTTTTATTGTAACTTTACTGATAGCTATAATAGTTGACGCGTTAGATATTGTAGGCACTCTTCTTATTGAAACGATCCTAGGCTGGCTTATTATTTTTCTGATTAACACACTTCTTTCATTGATCATAAATATTTTTTGGATGTTGCTTGCAGGTGGCGGACATAGCAAGTTTTTTTGGAAGATTCTTGTCAGGTATATCATATTTGGATTGATACTTGATTCCATCCCAATTATAGAATTATTTCCATTTACGGTTTTTATGGTATGCTGGAACTGGTATGATTATAGCAAAGAAAGAAGTGAAGCGAAGCAAGAATTGAAAAGATTTTCAAAAGTTTATGCAAAAACGGGAGAAATAAAAGGACAATCCATGAAATATGCTTAG
- a CDS encoding GIY-YIG nuclease family protein yields the protein MNKYYVYIASNSRNTVLYTGITHNINRRMFEHKNKLVKGFTEKYNVDKLVYCEEFNSPGEAIAAEKKIKGWTRKKKIDLIEGINPEFADLLI from the coding sequence ATGAATAAATACTATGTTTATATAGCTTCGAACAGCAGAAATACAGTTTTATATACCGGCATTACACATAACATAAATCGAAGAATGTTCGAACATAAAAACAAATTAGTTAAAGGTTTTACAGAAAAATATAATGTTGATAAATTAGTGTATTGTGAAGAATTTAATTCTCCGGGAGAAGCAATTGCCGCCGAAAAGAAAATTAAAGGATGGACAAGAAAGAAAAAGATAGATTTGATCGAAGGGATTAATCCCGAATTTGCAGACTTGTTGATATAA
- a CDS encoding pilin produces MFIRKRTLLLLLLVASATFAYPAFAQYTPMVRIPGLTAAGSINLSMYLVGLYNFMVSIVGIVAVMMMIVGGMRYITAAGSSTAISDAKDIISNAVAGLVIAIFAWIIVAAINPDVLFIKKPGSGFKNASYLSCTKQYTAAICKCNDDVGLGVFASPTACNDACKAGNHCGGLVNSCIRDGVNETTSPKFNTAPNNGKCLCANGVDVVPIPPATCQATCAIANCIKADARIGNTGITGFVSGVVDQKRTTIYIKNPCTDSLAFDAYKTFAVNPYTCSWDFESDGTPDNPSCFTGFCPVSGVFIAGTYTATLTVTDSVTGASSADTVIYEAIYP; encoded by the coding sequence ATGTTTATCAGAAAACGCACCTTGCTCCTGCTTCTCCTTGTTGCATCTGCCACATTTGCTTACCCTGCTTTTGCCCAATATACCCCAATGGTCAGGATTCCCGGGCTCACCGCCGCGGGAAGCATAAATCTTTCAATGTATCTGGTGGGATTATATAATTTTATGGTCAGTATTGTGGGAATAGTTGCTGTCATGATGATGATCGTGGGAGGCATGAGATATATAACTGCTGCGGGAAGTTCAACGGCGATTAGCGATGCAAAAGATATTATCTCAAATGCCGTAGCCGGTCTCGTTATTGCCATTTTTGCCTGGATCATTGTTGCCGCAATAAATCCCGACGTCTTGTTCATAAAGAAACCCGGATCGGGATTCAAAAATGCTTCATATTTATCTTGTACGAAGCAATATACGGCCGCGATATGCAAGTGCAATGATGACGTGGGTTTGGGAGTTTTTGCATCTCCGACCGCCTGCAATGATGCATGCAAAGCCGGAAATCATTGCGGCGGTTTGGTGAATAGTTGTATCAGGGATGGAGTGAATGAAACGACCAGTCCGAAATTTAATACAGCTCCGAATAACGGAAAATGTTTATGTGCTAATGGAGTGGATGTTGTGCCTATACCGCCAGCTACATGTCAAGCGACTTGCGCTATAGCAAATTGTATAAAGGCTGATGCAAGAATTGGAAATACAGGAATTACAGGTTTTGTCTCAGGAGTGGTAGATCAAAAAAGGACAACTATATACATAAAAAATCCTTGCACGGATTCTTTGGCATTTGATGCTTACAAAACATTTGCTGTAAATCCCTATACGTGCAGTTGGGATTTTGAAAGCGACGGCACACCTGACAATCCCTCGTGTTTTACAGGATTTTGTCCGGTAAGTGGCGTCTTTATCGCTGGAACTTATACAGCAACGCTTACAGTGACTGACTCTGTTACTGGAGCAAGTTCTGCGGACACTGTTATTTATGAAGCAATATATCCATAA
- a CDS encoding nucleotidyl transferase AbiEii/AbiGii toxin family protein: protein MLKETMKTLVQEKKRAGLPDFVIANFLKEVLQFPVLSYIYNSKEYKNFIFTGGSCLRICYGLSRLSEDLDFDLEESDFRTLDLEKMGTALSAYFENNFLIVPSFRVQGKNRLYLKFPILKDLGLIYGEKSDFLYVKIEPEISQFEVFETELSPVSSFGFNFLAKNYTLKFLMTGKIMAILGRKWFKGKNNVIDIKGRDFYDLFWYLSKGISPDFAVLEKAFSIKDENELKQVLKNKIEKEVDERKLAYDLQNFFPDQSFVTDFCKNYKEIMKKYLV from the coding sequence ATGCTTAAAGAGACCATGAAAACCCTGGTGCAGGAGAAAAAGAGAGCCGGGCTTCCTGATTTTGTGATCGCAAACTTCCTTAAAGAGGTCCTGCAATTTCCAGTTCTGAGCTATATATATAACAGCAAAGAATATAAAAACTTCATCTTCACCGGCGGATCGTGCCTTCGCATTTGCTATGGCTTGTCGCGACTTTCCGAAGACCTGGACTTTGACCTCGAAGAATCTGATTTCCGGACATTGGATCTGGAAAAAATGGGCACGGCACTTTCTGCATATTTTGAAAACAATTTCCTTATAGTTCCTTCCTTCCGGGTCCAGGGAAAAAACAGGCTCTATCTCAAATTCCCGATCCTGAAAGATCTTGGTCTTATTTATGGAGAAAAAAGCGATTTTCTCTATGTCAAAATCGAGCCGGAGATCAGCCAATTCGAAGTATTTGAAACCGAGCTTTCCCCAGTCTCTTCATTCGGCTTCAATTTTCTTGCCAAAAATTACACCCTAAAATTTCTGATGACCGGAAAGATCATGGCGATACTGGGACGAAAATGGTTCAAGGGAAAAAACAATGTTATCGACATAAAGGGACGCGACTTCTATGACCTATTCTGGTATCTCAGCAAAGGCATCAGTCCTGACTTTGCTGTCCTTGAAAAGGCTTTCTCCATCAAAGACGAGAATGAACTGAAACAAGTCCTGAAAAACAAAATCGAAAAGGAGGTCGATGAAAGAAAGCTCGCATATGATCTTCAGAATTTCTTTCCCGACCAATCTTTCGTGACTGATTTCTGCAAAAATTACAAAGAAATAATGAAAAAATATCTGGTCTGA